The genomic interval CATGGCTTGTTATGTTTTGGAGCAACTTCACAAGTTAATGAGACTGGGGATTCAAGACACTCTCTCACAACAAGATAGGTTCTAGCATGCAGCAGTCATGGTCACCACACCATGCATCTGCGACTAGTACTACAATGAGAGTGAATCACAAAACCATCTCTACCACGGAATACCAAAGTGTCTTTTGGAGGAAATCTCTTCGAGTAAATAACTCCTCATTCATTTGGTATCATTCGTCTCCCTCTATAGGTATGTCATGCACTATTCTTCAAAACACATACAGGAACATGCCCTATTATTGCCCCTGCCCAAcagtttgaggaggatgcaACTTGGTGCATGACATCCTACAAATAAACCCCCTCTCTTGTCCCAGTTGGGCCTGCTTGAGGCGTGCCTGATACATCCCCGAGATCCAATCAAAAGCGAAACATGAGCACCTTCTCTCGCTCTACTCCCCTGCGCCAACGCTGTGGTTTCCACATGCCTTCCCTTGGCAGCACTTCTAGTTCTAGtttcccaacctcacccttaTAAGAAGTAATCCGGCAACTGCCCCTGCTCCCCCATCTTATCCTGCCCCATCTGCATGTCCTTGACCTGGTCATTCTCGGGCGCGGCTTCGAAAACGTTGAACACCCTCTCTCCGTTCTCCCCCACTTCCAGCACACTCGCCATGTTTCCACAGCGGTAACAGTAATTTGGGGCGCTCCACACCGTCGATAGCTGGTTGTCAAACAGCGTCTGGTATCCCTCCTGGCACAGCTGATGGGCGCGGAGGATGTGTTCCATCTTGTTGACTTCGAGAAACTTCTTCACGACTTGTGACCCAAATGTGTAGCCTGCGCCGCGGGGTGACAGGGAGAACTCGTCGCGCTCGGGGTCGGGATCGGACCAGACGAGATCCGCCATGGGGCCTTCGTGGGGGATCTCGCGGAAGCGGTCTATGATCTTGATTTGGTCGATGGAGTGgattgatggggagaggCCTGCCAAGAAGGGGATTTGTCagggatgagaaggatgaAAGGAAAGGCAACGGGGTTCAAACTAACCACCATGTACGCAGAATATCCTGTCGTCAATCACCACACTCAACGTCAAGTAGTCAAACATATCCGTGAAATGGTGCCAGACGTTGGCGTTGCCGTATTTCCTCGAGCATTCCGTGTAGAACCCATAAGACTGTGTTACGCCTCGAGACTCGTGGTTGCCCCTGATAAGGTGCAGCCGGTTGGGGTAGCGCAGCTTGAGGCATACGAGCAGCGAGATGGTCTCGACTGAGAACATGCCGCGGTCGACATAGTCACCTAGAAATAGATAGTTGGTGTCGGGACAGAAACCTCCGATGCGGAAGATCTCAATCAGGTCGTAGAACTGGCCGTGGATATCGCCGACGACGGTTACTGGGGCTTTGACATGGACAACATTGGACTCCCTCATGAGGAGCTCTTTTGTTTTGGCGCATATCGCCTCGATGACCGACTCGGCGAGGAGTTCCTTCTTGTAAAGACGGGCGATACATTCGTCGAGGTCGACGGAGGCTGCAAGACTCGACGGTCAGTGATGGTTGTTGAAGGGGCAGGGCATGGCGGGGCAGGAAGCTGCTGGTTTGCGCTGCGATGATCAGGGGCTGGGTTGCGAACTGCTTGCTTGCCTGGATGCGGGCATGACGTGTGTGTGGTATGGGGAGCGACTTACAAGGGAGGCCTGGCATTTTTTGCTCGAAAAGATAAAGGAGCGTCGTTGAATCGTAAAGGAATGGTGGCGCTTAGCAGtagagaggaaaagaggatCAGGGACCGCAATAGCGGCGATGTCTCCCAACTCGAGCGATGTCAACGGAGATTATTGGAAATGCGCGAACCAACATATTCGAAAGAGACGGAGCAGTCACATatggagggggaaaagatCCAGAATAATCGAAATACTCCGTCTATTGGTGCAGTCGGAACATAGGACTATCGTGGGGCGTAGAGATGAGGTGTCGAGAACCTAAAGCATCATCATGGCGTCGTTGTAGGAGGCGGTAATCGTGGTCATGGCCTTGTATTTTTCTCTCGATTCACCCACCTACTTGGTAACTGGCGCGCAGCAATTCACTGCCTGAACCAAGCATCATCATTTGTCGGTGGACCGGGGAATCCTCGGCGATAAGATAGGCCAACGGTTCCAGGTTTCAGAGCCTCGTTCACGGACCACCCCCCGCCAAACTCTcacccaccagcaacacGTGCATCTCTCACAGCTGCCCCACCTGGCGCCTGGGAGGTGTTTCTTTCAAAAGGGCACGTCTTCCCACCCGCACCGCTGCCGCCAATCTCTTCTTcattcatcctcctctttctcgcCGTCGCTGCGGCCGCTGACCGACTGGCAGGGCATCGCCGTCCAGCGAATTCAATCAGCAAACCGTCGCCGGAAATTCTCACTGCGCTGAGTCGGATTCCGTTCTCCTTGGCTCTCGAATTCTGAACGTCAAAACCACTCACGGACAGCATTCATTGCTGCACTTCTCATTTTCTTGTCTCTTTCTCTACGTTCCGGCCATTTTagctgttgaggttgtgctCTCTGGCTGTTGACGTCTCCAACTCTCCAGCTCTTGCTTGCGTGTgtctcccccgcccccctctgACACCTTCAGCACCTCGGATCACTACAAGGTCCTCCCTCTCGCTGGTCTTGTTGAAAGCCGCCGCTCATATCGAGTCTTGGACGCGGGGTGGTGCTGCGCTGGGCATTTCCTTATTTTactgtttttgttgttttcctCCTCGCAGCCTGTTGCCCAGGGTGCTTGAGGAGTTGTTGAGTTATAGACATTTACAAACTACTTCCCGTATCTGAATATCAAGATGAGCTTGTCCGACTTCAAGGTTGATAGAGGAACAATGTGGACAATGGCATCTGAAACTGCTCCTTTGCTGCTCTTTGCATCTGCCGTATGGCTGCCGATATCAACCgtttcatcccatctcaataccattcatccatcatcaccatcgactCAACAATAAAACCTGCTCACAATGACAGGTATTGTCTTCAAGTATCGAGCTTGGTTTCAAGTAGCCTCAACAGCATCTCTTGATGAGAACCACAGAAATCGGCTCACGTGACATGAGTGAGGCCTGCGGGGGCTGACCGTGGCGGCTGAGGAGATCCGAGCGCTTACCGATGAGAGGAGCGTTCAACCTCTGAATTTTGACATGCAGGTCCGATCACGCCGCATCCGCAACGACCATCCGCGAGTCCCTGCATCTTTAGCTCTCATGTTACAAGGCTGAGAACCATTATCACTCACTATTGCTATTCATCTCtatggtgctgctgctgtctggCCGGGCTGGGatcaaagaaggaggagattgaagTGCGGCCGAGTCTGCTGCTCACTGAGTGTCGCCAAACCGCCTGGGCTCAACTACCCCTGAACTGTGACTTAGTTATTTCGGAGGATCGCGTGGACTTGAGGACGACCTAGCAGTGCCGAAGCCCCCTATTCGAATGCCAGGAATAGGCGTCAAGCGTTATCTCACGTCGTGTCGAGGCCGGTCGTGTCTTGAGATCGCCTTGGTGTGGTATCGCGGTATCACGGGCAGAATCGCTACCCTTGTGCGACATTCATTACATTGGAGATCAGACGAACGATACGCGCCTTCCCTATTCACCACGACCCCTTCATTATTGTCGGCAACAATAGTGCTCTCTTGCAGCTCTACCTGGCATTGTCCATTGTTGAATACTGAGAAGGTTTTTTGGACCCCAGCAGTTGGGTATCTTTTTTGGACTGTTCTCATTTCACTTGCCTCAACCACGACTCTTCCCCCGACTTTCCAATCACACCAACATGTCCACAGCACCTGGCCAGTCATCCCCAGATAAGAAACCCAACGAGCAGTGTTACAACTGCGGAAAAGATCATTGGACGTTGGCTTGCCCCGAACCGCAGAGACCGATTATGGAGTAGGTCGTCCATTTCTTTCTTCACAACTCGACTCCTTCGATCCGGAAGACGTTCAAACCCCTTTCCCACTTCGATTTGTTTACTAACATTCTTGGCACAGCGGTATTCAGCGCTGGCAGTCGCGGCATCAAGAGCAAGGTGGTTCCAACCGTAACAACTCATCGCAAGAGAGACGCGGGCCAGTCGTAGAGCGTTACCCTCCCCTGCCGAATCACGGTCAAGCTATGGGCGGatacccaccaccttcaGGCTATCCCGTCCCCGGATATGCTGGCATgcctcctgttcctcccGGCTTGCCTCCTGCTGGTCCACCTGGCTTGACTTCTGGTGGCCCTCCTGGTCTTCCACCTGGTCCTCCTGGCTACACCCCCAATGGTCCTCCCGGCTTCAATCCCAGTGGCCCACCAGGTCTGTCTTCTGCCGGTCCACCCGGTTTGCCCCCTGGTGTTGCACCTCGtcccccaaaccaaccccctccacctccaccaggacctcccccttctcatccttaCCAGCCGCAGCAACCATATCCACCAGCCCAGTATGCTGGAGGTTATCAAGCACCGCAGCCACCACAGCAGGCACCGCAGCATGGTCAGTATATTCCACCAGTTCCTCCACAGTATCCACAACAGTATGGCCAGCAACCTCCTTACGGCCAGCATCAATATGTTCCACCATATCACCCACAAGCCGGCCCATATGGCGGTGCCCCGAattatcctcctcagcagtACGGTCAGCCAGGTCCGCCTACAGGACCTGCGCCATATGCCCAACCTCCTTTTGGCAGTCAAgccccgcctccaccacctgccgCCCCATACTATGCTGCCCACGCAGCTGGGTtcagccctcctccccctgccacGGGGGCAtatcccccgcctcctccgcccggCTGGGTTCCTCCTCCGTTCCCACCCGCCCATCAGCAGGCAGATGGCAGACACCAGCACTCGAACAACAATCGAGATAGAAAGGaccggcggaggaggaacagggATAGAAACCGAAATGGAAACCGCAATAACAACGGCAATGGTAATGGCAATGACAGCCAAGGCCGAAATGGTCAGCGCAGAGACCGGCCGCATAGCCAGCAAGTCCGGCAGCAGGCGGCTGCGGACGAAAACCAGGTGTCACCGGACGCCAGCCCAGCTCGGCGGCAGTCGGTGACGGGCGGTGACGGGGCGTTGGCGGGCGGTGCGGGATCGTCGGCGGATGTGACCAACCCGCCCGCAAATGTCGTAAGTTCGTTGGCGGATGGCAGTCAAGTACCGGCTGAAGACATCCCAGCTTTGGAGCAGCCAGCAGTCGAGGGCCGTGAAGGCCAAAAGAAACGCCGGGGGAGGGCCGGGTCGCCAAGTCCACCCAAAGATCCCAACGAGTGGGACTTTGTGGTGGACAACAAGCATGTCTTCCCGGACCTGGACCCAAAGCCCGCCGACCCCGTTGGCATCCCACTCCCCTTCCACTTCACGGAAgatcccaccatcccaccggCTTACAATGCCACGTGCATCAAGTCAAAGTACTTCAATGAGTATGACTTGATGGACTTTTGCAAGTCGGTGCGGgacaaggaggagtgggagaggcTGAAGAATGACCCCATCTTTCGTCACTACCCTGgcatggtgaggaggacgtTTCCACCAGACAATAGGATTGAGTACTCCACATACGAGCctacccctcctctttccccttctGTTGAGATCAAGTTGCCGCCCAAGTATGAGCCGCCTCAGccagcctcccccgccccggCTCCAGTTGACAGCCGGTACGGTAGCGAGTATGACAGCTTTGAAGACAAAAGAGGTAGACGGGATGACCGCTCCGTTAGAGACGATGATGTTGGCTTCCGCTCTCGCCGTTCGCccccccaccagcccaggCATCAAGACTCCCCACGCGATCGTGATCGTCGTGGCCAGAGCAGCAACCAAGACCGCTGGTCACGTTATCCTGATGACCGCGACAGAGACCGCGGCATAAAGCGTCGCCGAAGTGCCtcgcccccaaccccagccgACATAACCGCCGACCCTTGGTCCCCCAACGCCGTCGAgcctccctccaccaaacGTCGCAGTGACGACCGCCACTCCGACACCCCCCGCGGGAGTACCTACCGTGACCGCAACGACCGCGTCCCCTACAACAAAAGAAACGACAGCGGCTACCACAGCGGCCAATCCCTCGACAAGATCTCCTCCCGCCGCGACAGCCCAAGAGAGTGGCAGCCCCAGTCCAACAGGCGAATGTCCAACCGCCCCCACGGTTACGACCAGCGCAACCGGTCTGCCACCCGCAGTCGCAgcaggaacagcagcagcggcggtgaAAACGCCAGAAGCCGCACCAGAAGCCggtcgcctcctcctccccggaAAAAAGCTGCTCGGGGTAGAAGTAGGAGTAACTCCCCTTTGACGTTTCAGGACAAGATGCTGCTTGGTTTTACTGGAACTGAGAGctctgatgaggaggagaaggaggtggagaagagggtggtcaaggcgaggaggatggagaagaagaagccgccTGTTAAAAGGCCCAAGGTTGCTTCTGCGTTTAAGTAAGTTTTGCCTGGTCTTTATGTTGTTTATAAAGTATGCATACTGATAATCTTTGTAATAGTCGACGTTGGTAGCCGGACTTGAGCGTTTCTAAACGAATTTTTATGAAAGGGGAAACATCGTGCCTTCGTGGTGGATTTAGCCATTTTTAAAAATGGTGTTTTTTGAAGTTGGCGTTTGCATGCGTTTCTCTTTTTTGAGGTCGATGATGGGTTTAGATTAAGGCGTCTGGGAATGATAAGTTGCTATTTGCAACCGGGAAGTAAGGATAAACCTGGGATTGAAGTTATATAGCATTGCGTTTCAGTTGCACATATAATTGTACTTGGGATGTTGAATACCCTGCAACTTGTTAGATGGTATTTCTTACTATTACCCTCATAGGCTCCATGCAGCAGAGTACCTCAATCTCACGAAATGAGGTCTTTGTTGAAAAAGAACTGAAAATTTCAGGGTTAGTGACCGAGATGATACTCGAACTGCAGTGTCCTACGGTATATAGATGCCATCAAAGGAAAGAGGCAGGAGAGAAGCGTTGCCTTTGACTACTGCGTTAATTGGATAGCACGGTGCGACTTGATGTGATGTTTGGACGATTTTAGGAACAATGTTGGGACGCAATTCTGATGCGGTTGCGCCTGGACTAAGTTGAGATTGTTGCCTGTTTGAAAGGGTGGTGTTAGAGAAAGACATCATAGGTCGTAGGTAGTAGAGCGTGGGTGATTTCACGCTCAGCAAGACAACTATGACAGACACTGTGCTCTGGTCTTGTTTTTCATCATGTAGTGCAGGTTGCATGTGACATGATAAAAAGATTGCCATgatttcttgttttctttttgtgagAGTACCGTCCAAGACGACATGTTCAGCCGACTTCGTATAAACAAGTACTGTAACTTGAGTGATGACAATGTAATCGAAACCTGACTCCTCTTTGAGGAATATATGATTTATGCTCGGACAATTTATCCTCGAGTATCTACAGTTTCTTAGGCTCTTTCCGGCTTCATCAATACATATTCAGTTGGCCTTGTCTAGTAATGCTCGGACGATTTTTCCAAGCGAGTGATGTAATGCCGCTATTCTTCTTGAACTGAGCCTCTGCTTTTTTATTTGATAGCTATTTACTCGGATTCGGATTTATCATTTCTTTTTCCTATGGTGTGGCATTCGGAACTATGCTTGAACGATTGATACTTGAAAATCTTTATCTGAATTCGGGGCGATTTACCAGGACAATCACCAGCAGGATTTAAGGGCACTGTGGGAATGTGTGACGTGTCCAGACTGATGAGAATAAACATCCTCAAAAGTGATGTGTCTGTTAATTTTCTCTTATGCCACTACTCTGGTAGTTCCTTCGGTCGGTCTCTAAGATGAAGGGAGGAAACTCACCTAAAAGCCCCTCTTTGACGGGTAAGGCAGAGATCAGTTTGACAACCAAACGCCCAACCCTTCACCATTGCAATCCAGGTAGTCTGAAGCCAAGATCTCAAAGCTGATGGCGTGCGTCACCTGCATAATCTCCACTTTCCTGGGCCCTTTCCATAAGCAACTCTACCACTCATGGCCACAAGCCTTGCTGTTGGTTCATGCTGCAGCTGTAGCCTGTGTCCAAGACCATCGTGCCTTCCCAAGGAGGCAGCCTTACTCgccccccaaatcccctcAGACCCAGTCTTTGTCAGCGCTTGCCCCTCATTTACCaatcctcttccaccacatccATTCATGGATCAAATGCCAGTTTGAACTATCGTCCACGAAAACCAGTGATTACTGCAGTCAAGGCGCCGAGACTTAATCCATGATCCGTACGACTCCCCACTTCAGCATCCACCAAATAGTCTCACCAAAGCCACGCCCACCCCACCAGGGCTGACCGCGGACCAACCTCAACGGCTGCCTGCCTATCGCCCAAAATGCAGTTATGTGTCAACCCAACGTTGCTAGACGCGGCCCGCCACAGCCGCATACCAACAGTCTCAACCCGCCGCTGACATGCATAGCAAAGTCAACAACCACTGGCGCCAAGCCCATCGTCAATGCAACAGTCAGTCAGGGCACGATGGACACTCAACTTGACCCCGCCAAcctgccccgccatctcGTGAGATTCATATAGAGGGCCAGAGATCTTTTGTCTTTACCTGCTTGGACTCTGTGTCTAttcaaaaacaaacaaaacttGAACCATGGCTGACCCCACTGCCATCACGGCTGCTTTGACTGGCCTCTTTCCTCTGGTCAAAGGTAAACATTGCCCCTTTTCAGGCACAAAATGGGCATATTGGCTGACGGTGGAAACGGACAGAGGTCTTTTTAATGACCCAGGTTCTCTTTGAGGCCGACAAGAAGCTTCGCTCTTTTTGGGCACGGGTGGAACTCCAGAGAGCAGTACGATATCACCGGGGAGCACTCTAGAGTAGACTCTCATGCTAACAACGGCTCTCCTATTACCAGATCTTTGATGCctgggaggatgggtggCTCGATGCCCGGGACAAGCCTGATGATAAGATCAAAGCATACGCATTTGAGAAGCCACTTCTGGCAAGGGGTATCTTGAAGGAATTCGTGAGCCTGCTCAAGACACTCTCGGATCCCGACAAGCTCAAGAAAAGATACGGTCTGAGGCCCGAGAGGATCCCCAAGTATGCGACCAGAAACGACGATGTGCCGAGGGACTTGAGATACTACTCGGATTATCTCAGCAGTGTCGACAGCCGCTTCAACATTAAGGGACTTCCTGCCTTCAACAAGAGCATCAACGACCACTTGAACTTGCTTAAGACTGTCCGTTATGTGATAGTGGGAAAGGACTACGAGCTTGAGGATGTAGTCATCCGGTTCACCGAGTTCAACCGAGACTTGCAACTGTATACTGACAGCGAGGCCAACAACGAAGCGGCCCAGAGAATCTACGAGGTTGTCCTGACGGGTCTCCACTCGAAGCCTGACGACCCAGCACGTCTTGCCGAGGCAGCTCTGTTCGAGCAAAAGGCAACCATCGACCCCGACGCCAAGAGATTCTACGGCGACATCGCTAAATTCATcggcttctccctctccctccgaGACGTCACCGTCCTCAACGGCCGCGGCCTCAGCCCCAACATGCCCTCCCAAAAGATCTTCACCCGCCGAGACTTTTCCTTCGACGCCCCTTACAAACTCGGCCCCCActccaccctcgcccgtCTTTTGGATTATCCAACCAAATACCAAACccgcctcgtcctcgtcgagtGGGTCCCCGTCCCCAAGACCGTCAACGTCAAGACCAAGCTCGAAGGCCTCAAGTCGGAGTGGTATGTTCTCCACGCTGACAAACCCGACGGTCTGCTTTTGCCGACGGCCCAAGGTCTGGTGTACGATAACACCGACTCCAACTTCATTGGCATCGTCTTCCAACTCCCGTCGCACATCAGGACGGAAGTTCCCACCAAGATCGCCGGCCGGGTTGATCCCCGGGTTGTCCGCTCCCCCAAGACCACGGCCGCTCAAAGGATGCCCACCAGCCTGAGGCaactcatcctccaacaaccGGCCCTCGACCTTGGCGTCCGGTTCAAGCTGGCGCAAAAGCTACTCAACTCTCTGCACTTGATGCACACGGCCGGCTGGATGCACAAGCGCATCCGCGCCGATAACATactcttttttccctcccaGAGCCGAGACGGCGAGCCTGACCCGACAAGACTGGACTTTGAGAACCCTTTTCTCGCGGGCTTCCACTCTGCTCGCTTGGAGATTGAGACGTCGTCTGTTCTTGAGGTGGCTGCGAAGCCGCTGGAGCATATCCGCCCGCTTCAGGGGCTAGGTAAAGTGCTGAATCAGCCTAGGGTTGTCGCGTTGGATGCGTACCAGCATCCGGAGTATAGGTATAATGTCAACCTGCCCTACCGGAATCAGTATGACCTTTATGGGGTGGGGGCTGTGCTGTTGGAGCTGGGGCTGTGGGAGACGCTcgagatgttggagaagggggataTTGGACGGAGGGGGTATGATCCGAGGGTTGTGCCGACCAAGGATGATATCaggaaggatggggagacggtggagagggcggggTGGAAGTTGGATAGGtaagtttcttttttctttttcttttcgttaTGCGGATGTGGGTTGGCTAACTGAGTGACAGGATTATGGGCTCAACATATGgaaaggtggtgagggagtgcTTGACGCTCAAGCCTATGCCGGGGGATCTGCTTGGGTTGGAAAGGACGCtggtggcgaggttggcTCATTGCCAGGCCTGATCAGGTTGGTTGGGATCTAGGGTTGAATGGAAATAACAAGAGGGTTAAGAGCCAAAAGACCAAACGATAAAGTTTATTCATGTATTTCCCCTCGTGATCATCCATGTGTAAAGATGCCGTCTCTATCATCAGCGCTATGCTCAAACTTTTGAACTTGCCTATTCCAACTTG from Podospora pseudoanserina strain CBS 124.78 chromosome 6, whole genome shotgun sequence carries:
- the PPG1 gene encoding putative serine/threonine protein phosphatase (COG:G; COG:T; EggNog:ENOG503NUI4) translates to MPGLPSSVDLDECIARLYKKELLAESVIEAICAKTKELLMRESNVVHVKAPVTVVGDIHGQFYDLIEIFRIGGFCPDTNYLFLGDYVDRGMFSVETISLLVCLKLRYPNRLHLIRGNHESRGVTQSYGFYTECSRKYGNANVWHHFTDMFDYLTLSVVIDDRIFCVHGGLSPSIHSIDQIKIIDRFREIPHEGPMADLVWSDPDPERDEFSLSPRGAGYTFGSQVVKKFLEVNKMEHILRAHQLCQEGYQTLFDNQLSTVWSAPNYCYRCGNMASVLEVGENGERVFNVFEAAPENDQVKDMQMGQDKMGEQGQLPDYFL
- a CDS encoding hypothetical protein (EggNog:ENOG503P6S9) yields the protein MSTAPGQSSPDKKPNEQCYNCGKDHWTLACPEPQRPIMDGIQRWQSRHQEQGGSNRNNSSQERRGPVVERYPPLPNHGQAMGGYPPPSGYPVPGYAGMPPVPPGLPPAGPPGLTSGGPPGLPPGPPGYTPNGPPGFNPSGPPGLSSAGPPGLPPGVAPRPPNQPPPPPPGPPPSHPYQPQQPYPPAQYAGGYQAPQPPQQAPQHGQYIPPVPPQYPQQYGQQPPYGQHQYVPPYHPQAGPYGGAPNYPPQQYGQPGPPTGPAPYAQPPFGSQAPPPPPAAPYYAAHAAGFSPPPPATGAYPPPPPPGWVPPPFPPAHQQADGRHQHSNNNRDRKDRRRRNRDRNRNGNRNNNGNGNGNDSQGRNGQRRDRPHSQQVRQQAAADENQVSPDASPARRQSVTGGDGALAGGAGSSADVTNPPANVVSSLADGSQVPAEDIPALEQPAVEGREGQKKRRGRAGSPSPPKDPNEWDFVVDNKHVFPDLDPKPADPVGIPLPFHFTEDPTIPPAYNATCIKSKYFNEYDLMDFCKSVRDKEEWERLKNDPIFRHYPGMVRRTFPPDNRIEYSTYEPTPPLSPSVEIKLPPKYEPPQPASPAPAPVDSRYGSEYDSFEDKRGRRDDRSVRDDDVGFRSRRSPPHQPRHQDSPRDRDRRGQSSNQDRWSRYPDDRDRDRGIKRRRSASPPTPADITADPWSPNAVEPPSTKRRSDDRHSDTPRGSTYRDRNDRVPYNKRNDSGYHSGQSLDKISSRRDSPREWQPQSNRRMSNRPHGYDQRNRSATRSRSRNSSSGGENARSRTRSRSPPPPRKKAARGRSRSNSPLTFQDKMLLGFTGTESSDEEEKEVEKRVVKARRMEKKKPPVKRPKVASAFNRRW
- a CDS encoding hypothetical protein (EggNog:ENOG503P4SN), whose translation is MADPTAITAALTGLFPLVKEVFLMTQVLFEADKKLRSFWARVELQRAIFDAWEDGWLDARDKPDDKIKAYAFEKPLLARGILKEFVSLLKTLSDPDKLKKRYGLRPERIPKYATRNDDVPRDLRYYSDYLSSVDSRFNIKGLPAFNKSINDHLNLLKTVRYVIVGKDYELEDVVIRFTEFNRDLQLYTDSEANNEAAQRIYEVVLTGLHSKPDDPARLAEAALFEQKATIDPDAKRFYGDIAKFIGFSLSLRDVTVLNGRGLSPNMPSQKIFTRRDFSFDAPYKLGPHSTLARLLDYPTKYQTRLVLVEWVPVPKTVNVKTKLEGLKSEWYVLHADKPDGLLLPTAQGLVYDNTDSNFIGIVFQLPSHIRTEVPTKIAGRVDPRVVRSPKTTAAQRMPTSLRQLILQQPALDLGVRFKLAQKLLNSLHLMHTAGWMHKRIRADNILFFPSQSRDGEPDPTRLDFENPFLAGFHSARLEIETSSVLEVAAKPLEHIRPLQGLGKVLNQPRVVALDAYQHPEYRYNVNLPYRNQYDLYGVGAVLLELGLWETLEMLEKGDIGRRGYDPRVVPTKDDIRKDGETVERAGWKLDRIMGSTYGKVVRECLTLKPMPGDLLGLERTLVARLAHCQA